The following are encoded together in the Micromonospora lupini genome:
- a CDS encoding flavoprotein — protein sequence MTERPVLYLVVCAAGPAEHIDELVDLLIADGWRVCMIVSPTAAAWLDRAALQDRTGYLVRVEWRMPGDPEPHPPADVVVAAPVTFNTVTKWALGINDTLALGVLNESLGAGLPILAFPHVKTELAAHPAYAGHVAVLRAAGVVVAHGKVLNPAHGPSRWSAVIEAARSARRS from the coding sequence ATGACGGAACGTCCGGTGCTGTATCTGGTCGTCTGCGCCGCTGGTCCTGCGGAACACATCGACGAGTTGGTCGACCTGCTGATCGCCGACGGATGGCGAGTGTGCATGATCGTCAGCCCGACGGCCGCAGCGTGGCTCGATCGGGCGGCGCTCCAGGACAGGACCGGCTATCTCGTACGGGTGGAGTGGCGGATGCCCGGCGACCCCGAGCCCCACCCGCCGGCCGACGTGGTGGTGGCCGCGCCGGTCACGTTCAACACGGTGACGAAGTGGGCGCTGGGCATCAATGACACGCTGGCGCTCGGCGTTCTCAACGAGTCACTGGGCGCGGGCTTGCCGATCCTCGCCTTTCCGCACGTCAAGACGGAGCTGGCCGCCCATCCGGCGTACGCGGGTCACGTGGCGGTGCTGCGCGCCGCAGGCGTGGTCGTGGCTCACGGGAAGGTGCTCAACCCGGCGCACGGGCCGAGCCGTTGGAGTGCGGTCATCGAGGCGGCGCGGTCGGCTCGACGGTCCTGA
- a CDS encoding FAD-binding oxidoreductase, translated as MSLATAWASIDDRAAADFWCTLEDRRPGLLPNSEASLFFATLGSLLAGDDDPAGRAALLLVLGRAYRRYHLLPHATTVGEALLAIVGRHGTHPQWKTAVDRATHAVRRAAARVGDGPAWWPAQVIGHERPSPGIAILTVRPWRRLPYRPGQAVPVCTPRLPGRWRWLSPANAPRPDGSVELHVRAVAAGTVSHRLVQEVRPGELIWLGPPADTGLSRDPRSTNDLLLVAGGTGLAPLRALVEQVAAAPADRRVTLVVGARAFVDLYDAITLDKLQCAHDWLTLVPAFSDDPGAEPAEQGEALTIALNHQRPDQDIYVCGPPGMLAGARSRLLALGIPATRIHTPAPFTG; from the coding sequence GTGAGCCTCGCCACCGCCTGGGCGTCGATCGACGACCGGGCAGCCGCCGACTTCTGGTGCACTCTCGAAGATCGCCGCCCCGGCCTGCTGCCCAACAGCGAGGCGTCGCTGTTCTTCGCCACGCTGGGCAGTCTCCTGGCCGGCGACGACGACCCTGCAGGTCGGGCGGCGCTGCTCCTGGTGCTCGGCCGCGCGTACCGTCGCTACCACCTGCTCCCACACGCCACCACCGTCGGCGAAGCGCTGCTCGCCATCGTCGGCCGCCACGGGACGCATCCACAGTGGAAGACGGCCGTGGACCGCGCCACGCACGCCGTCCGCCGCGCGGCCGCCCGCGTCGGTGACGGCCCGGCCTGGTGGCCCGCCCAGGTGATCGGCCACGAACGGCCGTCGCCGGGCATCGCCATCCTGACGGTACGTCCCTGGCGGCGCCTGCCCTACCGGCCAGGCCAGGCCGTCCCGGTGTGCACACCACGCCTGCCGGGCCGCTGGCGCTGGCTCTCCCCGGCCAACGCCCCACGCCCCGACGGCAGCGTCGAGCTGCACGTCCGCGCGGTAGCCGCCGGCACCGTCTCCCACCGCCTGGTCCAGGAGGTACGCCCCGGCGAGCTGATCTGGCTCGGCCCACCCGCTGACACCGGGTTGAGCCGCGACCCGCGCAGCACGAACGACCTGCTGCTCGTCGCCGGTGGGACCGGCCTCGCGCCGCTGCGCGCCCTGGTCGAACAGGTCGCCGCCGCACCGGCCGACCGGCGGGTGACGCTTGTCGTCGGTGCCCGCGCCTTCGTCGACCTGTACGACGCGATAACCCTCGACAAGCTGCAGTGCGCCCACGACTGGCTGACGCTCGTGCCGGCGTTCTCCGACGACCCAGGCGCGGAGCCCGCCGAGCAGGGCGAAGCCCTCACCATCGCCCTGAACCACCAACGCCCCGACCAGGACATCTACGTGTGCGGCCCGCCCGGAATGCTTGCCGGCGCCCGGTCACGGCTGCTGGCCCTCGGCATCCCCGCCACCCGCATTCACACGCCCGCGCCGTTCACCGGTTGA
- a CDS encoding HNH endonuclease → MSDAHGGKGQFERLMAGPYYSAVVAANRAYLRVAVPDASATEREYWTLSCLPNTTSNPRRLSAVSMKRMETFVLHEPTGPANDGLAEGFVIVRESVLDRYWPRRRAFEKAFPGLTLEECDYEDPGPDQVRVLGRHDELVAALGDERFAAAVRELVAPLLAVRTMQGAGHSYSLVDHVLNRAPRPAEWIYPANERSEAWGDDPGVLETFRGIREGDVAEWSLSSCFHQIRAGDRIWIYATAPHQRLVGAGIAWSDPCQRVDEGAVHWSLEIRWDVPLTRTLLSSVVAASDVLQVGVQRVRALQPGESDNLAKALADRQAPEPESLPEGRRRRLAEVTARQGQADFRQRLLTAYGGRCAITGCDVEAVLQAAHISPYDGPATNRVTNGLLLRADLHNLFDRGYLWIDGSYRVRMATGLDHYAELEGRRLSLPPVNDRPDKEALARHRSEVVKRVVR, encoded by the coding sequence ATGTCTGACGCACACGGTGGCAAGGGTCAGTTCGAGCGGTTGATGGCCGGCCCTTACTACTCCGCGGTGGTGGCGGCGAACCGGGCCTACCTCAGGGTGGCCGTGCCGGACGCGTCGGCGACGGAGCGCGAGTATTGGACGCTCTCCTGCCTGCCGAATACAACGTCGAACCCGCGTCGGCTCTCGGCCGTCTCCATGAAACGAATGGAGACCTTCGTCCTGCACGAGCCCACGGGGCCGGCGAACGACGGTCTGGCCGAGGGCTTCGTGATCGTCCGGGAGTCGGTCCTGGACCGGTACTGGCCCAGACGCCGGGCCTTCGAAAAGGCGTTTCCCGGACTGACCTTGGAGGAGTGCGACTACGAAGACCCGGGGCCGGACCAGGTTCGGGTGCTTGGCCGGCACGACGAGTTGGTCGCCGCCCTCGGGGATGAGCGCTTTGCCGCTGCGGTGCGCGAGTTGGTTGCGCCGCTGCTTGCCGTACGGACGATGCAGGGTGCCGGCCATAGCTACTCGCTTGTGGACCACGTGCTGAATCGCGCTCCTCGCCCCGCCGAATGGATCTACCCGGCCAACGAGCGGAGTGAGGCATGGGGAGATGATCCGGGGGTCCTGGAGACCTTCCGAGGTATTCGCGAGGGTGATGTGGCCGAGTGGAGCTTGTCCTCCTGCTTCCACCAGATCAGGGCTGGCGACCGGATATGGATCTACGCCACCGCACCTCACCAACGCCTGGTGGGCGCCGGCATCGCCTGGTCGGACCCGTGCCAACGTGTCGACGAGGGCGCCGTCCACTGGTCGCTTGAGATCCGCTGGGATGTTCCGCTGACCCGCACACTGCTGTCGAGCGTCGTGGCTGCGTCTGACGTCCTTCAGGTAGGGGTGCAGCGGGTGCGAGCACTTCAGCCGGGGGAATCCGACAACCTGGCGAAGGCCCTGGCCGACCGACAGGCCCCGGAGCCCGAGAGCCTGCCTGAGGGGCGGCGTCGAAGGCTTGCCGAGGTCACCGCGCGGCAGGGCCAGGCGGACTTCCGTCAGCGGCTTCTCACGGCGTACGGAGGGCGTTGCGCCATCACCGGCTGCGACGTGGAGGCTGTGCTCCAGGCGGCTCACATCTCTCCATACGACGGGCCCGCCACCAACCGAGTCACCAACGGCCTTCTGCTTCGCGCCGACCTGCACAATCTCTTCGACCGAGGCTATCTGTGGATCGACGGGTCCTATCGGGTGCGGATGGCGACCGGCCTCGATCACTACGCCGAACTGGAGGGCCGGCGGCTCTCACTTCCGCCGGTGAATGACCGACCCGACAAGGAGGCGTTGGCTCGCCACCGGAGCGAAGTAGTCAAGCGGGTAGTCCGCTGA
- a CDS encoding cellulose binding domain-containing protein, with amino-acid sequence MRARRVTTAVVLAALASLLATAPARADDTPALTTPGSPMVLVNEPHQVTLSWAPATWAGEPTGDGPISYEVQAPLGPYTYRLLGTTTATTLTLTDLAPGTTYRIAIAARAPGGYSDTSTATAVRTAAGRATVGYRNLDWSATNNQIQYVLEVTNTGSGPLDLATVRVRYHLRFEGGNTSLVTNCDWAALGCDRIRQTVGFYVPPGTPPGYPVPGTTIPGWAELTFTDGTLAPGASTGPIQLRHHRHSWSDIDERDDPSWLATTGQWTENDRITLDVDGVREFGDTFG; translated from the coding sequence ATGCGTGCCCGCCGTGTCACCACAGCCGTCGTCCTCGCCGCGCTGGCGAGCCTGCTTGCCACCGCCCCCGCCCGAGCCGACGACACCCCGGCGCTGACCACCCCCGGCAGCCCGATGGTGCTGGTCAACGAGCCACACCAGGTCACCCTGAGTTGGGCGCCCGCCACCTGGGCGGGCGAGCCGACCGGCGACGGCCCGATCAGCTACGAGGTGCAGGCGCCGCTGGGCCCCTACACGTACCGCCTCCTGGGCACCACCACCGCCACCACCCTCACGCTTACCGACCTCGCGCCCGGCACGACGTACCGGATCGCAATCGCCGCCCGCGCGCCCGGCGGCTACTCCGACACCTCGACCGCGACTGCCGTCCGCACCGCCGCCGGCCGCGCCACCGTCGGCTACCGCAACCTGGACTGGTCGGCCACGAACAACCAGATCCAGTACGTCCTCGAGGTCACCAACACCGGCAGCGGGCCGCTCGATTTGGCGACGGTGCGGGTGCGCTACCACCTGCGCTTCGAGGGCGGCAACACCTCGCTGGTGACCAATTGCGACTGGGCCGCGCTGGGCTGCGACCGCATCCGGCAGACCGTCGGCTTCTACGTGCCGCCGGGCACGCCGCCCGGCTATCCGGTCCCCGGCACCACGATCCCCGGCTGGGCCGAGCTGACCTTCACCGACGGGACGCTCGCGCCGGGGGCGTCGACCGGGCCGATCCAGCTACGCCACCACAGGCACAGTTGGAGCGACATCGACGAACGCGACGACCCGAGCTGGCTCGCCACCACGGGCCAGTGGACCGAGAACGACCGGATCACGCTTGACGTCGACGGGGTACGCGAATTCGGCGACACGTTCGGCTGA
- a CDS encoding peptidase inhibitor family I36 protein, producing MAISRPLRTLLTAVLSCLLIVVPAPGRARAAATDGPEMAAYLAAHPGGKAISDNEISYDGGAFVVTLRRPIGTLVAADCPSGWYCFYEWPNYGYPRGRLSDCGRQSLATWNWQFRVESAHYNLGSGTVSFYYYDTRLFDIGASSRVRSDASPFRNWPNYVQRRC from the coding sequence ATGGCCATTTCCCGTCCTTTACGTACGCTGCTCACCGCCGTACTCAGTTGTCTCCTGATCGTCGTGCCGGCGCCCGGCCGCGCCCGCGCGGCGGCGACCGACGGTCCGGAAATGGCTGCCTATCTGGCCGCCCACCCGGGTGGGAAGGCGATAAGCGACAACGAGATCAGCTACGACGGTGGGGCTTTCGTCGTGACCCTGCGGCGGCCGATCGGCACGCTCGTCGCCGCCGACTGCCCCTCGGGCTGGTACTGCTTCTACGAGTGGCCCAACTACGGCTACCCCCGGGGTCGGCTCTCCGACTGCGGTCGGCAGAGCCTCGCCACCTGGAACTGGCAGTTCCGGGTCGAGTCGGCGCACTACAACCTCGGCAGCGGCACGGTGTCGTTCTACTACTACGACACCCGGCTCTTCGACATCGGCGCGTCCAGCCGGGTCCGCAGCGACGCGTCGCCCTTCCGGAACTGGCCGAACTACGTACAGCGTCGCTGCTGA
- a CDS encoding S-4TM family putative pore-forming effector, whose translation MTESTQSLLQRQRRPEMMALLHAMSVCHGRAQRLDNLRMALSVAIGVAGAVVAFTSVSALAVTAVGALWAVVNAIGLGSWSAGQIRRAATLQEMFDVRLFELPWNAVAAGEPVGPEEVSRLDRAYRGDERYLRDYYEVPPLPRPYDVLACQHQNLGWGARVRRRYAYTVLAGVALWTAVGVVFAVTADLTVADLLTQWFVPSLGALLLGVEIYRGQRDVAAERDRALVILQRRIAAAVHGDETRTDPTLLTLARQTQDLIFQSRRGQARVPDWFFRRFHAADRVDFQAAMTNLADLLRARPPSARTE comes from the coding sequence GTGACAGAAAGCACGCAATCCCTGCTCCAGCGGCAGCGCCGACCCGAGATGATGGCGCTGCTGCACGCCATGTCGGTCTGCCACGGCCGGGCGCAACGGCTCGACAACCTCCGCATGGCGCTCTCCGTCGCCATCGGCGTCGCCGGGGCGGTGGTCGCCTTCACAAGCGTGTCGGCCCTCGCCGTCACCGCCGTGGGCGCGCTGTGGGCAGTCGTCAACGCGATCGGGCTCGGCTCCTGGTCCGCCGGCCAGATCCGCCGCGCGGCCACCCTCCAGGAGATGTTCGACGTACGCCTCTTCGAGCTGCCCTGGAACGCGGTCGCGGCGGGCGAGCCCGTCGGTCCGGAGGAGGTGAGCCGACTCGACCGCGCCTACCGGGGCGACGAGCGATACCTCCGCGACTACTACGAGGTGCCGCCACTGCCCCGCCCGTACGACGTGCTCGCCTGCCAGCACCAGAACCTCGGGTGGGGCGCCCGGGTGCGCAGGCGCTACGCGTACACGGTGCTCGCCGGGGTGGCGCTCTGGACGGCGGTCGGCGTCGTCTTCGCGGTGACCGCCGACCTGACCGTGGCCGACCTGCTGACCCAGTGGTTCGTCCCGTCCCTCGGCGCGCTCCTGCTGGGCGTCGAGATCTACCGGGGTCAGCGCGACGTCGCCGCCGAACGGGACCGCGCCCTTGTGATCCTGCAGCGACGGATCGCCGCCGCCGTCCACGGCGACGAGACCCGCACCGATCCGACCCTGCTCACCCTCGCCCGGCAGACCCAGGATCTGATCTTCCAGAGTCGGCGGGGGCAGGCCCGCGTGCCCGACTGGTTCTTCCGCCGGTTCCATGCCGCCGACCGGGTCGACTTCCAGGCCGCGATGACGAACCTCGCCGACCTGCTGCGGGCCCGCCCGCCTTCCGCCCGCACCGAGTGA